From the Osmerus eperlanus chromosome 21, fOsmEpe2.1, whole genome shotgun sequence genome, one window contains:
- the LOC134007552 gene encoding abl interactor 2-like isoform X4, whose amino-acid sequence MAELQMLLEEEIPAGRSALLDSFTNLERVAEYCESNYVQSPDKHRALEETKNYTTQSLASVAYLINTLANNVLQMLDIQASQLRRMESSINHISQTVDIHKEKVARREIGILTTNKNTSRTHKIIAPANPERPVRYIRKPIDYSLLDDMGHGVKASAQNMKAGGALPRTNPPTQKPPSPPITGKGTLGRHSPYRTLEPVRPPVVPNDYVSSPTRSAPPPLQSPAHPASLPQRNRTYSSGSSGGSHPSSSSSRENSGSGSVGLPIAVPTPAPPSAAFPGTAPQFFSMNRPPQQVQPGLQVGGSLPFRRPSSVTGQPGPPQTQLNGGPHFTQNPAGPPAPPPPSLQVTPQLPLMGFVARVQESISDVPPPPPPADEPVFEEATPPPPPPEDYEDDEDEEESAVVEYSDPYAEEDPPWAPRSYLEKVVAIYDYARDKEDELSFQEGAIIYVIKKNDDGWYEGVMSGTTGLFPGNYVESIMHYAD is encoded by the exons TGACAGTTTCACCAATTTGGAGAGAGTTGCCGAGTACTGCGAAAGCAACTATGTTCAG TCCCCAGACAAGCACAGGGCCCTGGAGGAGACTAAGAACTACACCACCCAGTCCCTGGCCAGCGTGGCCTACCTGATCAACACCCTGGCCAACAACGTGCTGCAGATGCTGGACATCCAGGCCTCGCAGCTCCGACGCATGGAGTCCTCCATCAACCACAtctcccag ACAGTGGACATCCACAAGGAGAAGGTGGCGAGGAGGGAGATTGGCATCCTGACCACCAATAAGAACACGTCTCGCACGCACAAGATCATCGCCCCGGCCAATCCCGAGAGGCCTGTCAGATACATCCGCAAGCCCATTGACTACAGCCTACTGGACGACATGGGTCACGGAGTCAAG gccAGTGCTCAGAACATGAAGGCGGGAGGAGCTCTCCCACGCACCAACCCCCCCACTCAGAAACCCCCCAGCCCACCAATCACAGGGAAGGGAACGCTTGG GCGACACTCCCCCTATAGGACCCTCGAGCCTGTTCGTCCTCCGGTCGTCCCTAACGACTATGTCTCCAGTCCGACACgcagcgccccgccccccctgcaGAGCCCCGCCCACCCAGCGTCTCTCCCTCAGAGGAACCGCACGTACAG CAGTGGCAGCAGTGGGGGCAGtcaccccagcagcagcagcagccgggAGAACAGCGGGAGTGGCAGCGTGGGCTTGCCCATCGCCGTGCCGACGCCGGCCCCGCCCAGCGCGGCGTTCCCAG GTACTGCTCCTCAGTTCTTCAGTATGAACCGCCCCCCCCAGCAGGTGCAGCCTGGGCTTCAGGTGGGGGGCTCCCTGCCCTTCCGCCGCCCCTCCTCCGTCACCGGGCAGCCCGGCCCGCCCCAGACCCAGCTGAACGGAGGACCGCACTTCACCCAGAACCCAg CAGGacccccggccccccctcccccctccttgcaGGTCACCCCCCAGCTGCCCCTGATGGGCTTCGTGGCCCGGGTCCAGGAGAGCA TCTCAGAcgtgcctcctccccctccccccgcggACGAGCCGGTGTTTGAGGAGGCCACGCCCCCTCCGCCGCCCCCTGAGGACTACGAGGATGATGAGGACGAGGAAGAGTCGGCCGTGGTGGAGTACAGCGACCCCTACGCTGAGGAAGAccccccctgggccccccgtagctacctggagaaag TGGTGGCGATCTACGACTACGCGCGGGACAAGGAGGACGAGCTGTCCTTCCAGGAGGGAGCCATCATTTACGTGATCAAGAAGAACGACGATGGCTGGTACGAGGGCGTGATGAGCGGCACCACCGGACTGTTCCCTGGGAACTACGTTGAGTCCATCATGCACTACGCTGACTGA
- the LOC134007552 gene encoding abl interactor 2-like isoform X12: MAELQMLLEEEIPAGRSALLDSFTNLERVAEYCESNYVQSPDKHRALEETKNYTTQSLASVAYLINTLANNVLQMLDIQASQLRRMESSINHISQTVDIHKEKVARREIGILTTNKNTSRTHKIIAPANPERPVRYIRKPIDYSLLDDMGHGVKWLLRFKASAQNMKAGGALPRTNPPTQKPPSPPITGKGTLGSGSSGGSHPSSSSSRENSGSGSVGLPIAVPTPAPPSAAFPGTAPQFFSMNRPPQQVQPGLQVGGSLPFRRPSSVTGQPGPPQTQLNGGPHFTQNPGPPAPPPPSLQVTPQLPLMGFVARVQESISDVPPPPPPADEPVFEEATPPPPPPEDYEDDEDEEESAVVEYSDPYAEEDPPWAPRSYLEKVVAIYDYARDKEDELSFQEGAIIYVIKKNDDGWYEGVMSGTTGLFPGNYVESIMHYAD; this comes from the exons TGACAGTTTCACCAATTTGGAGAGAGTTGCCGAGTACTGCGAAAGCAACTATGTTCAG TCCCCAGACAAGCACAGGGCCCTGGAGGAGACTAAGAACTACACCACCCAGTCCCTGGCCAGCGTGGCCTACCTGATCAACACCCTGGCCAACAACGTGCTGCAGATGCTGGACATCCAGGCCTCGCAGCTCCGACGCATGGAGTCCTCCATCAACCACAtctcccag ACAGTGGACATCCACAAGGAGAAGGTGGCGAGGAGGGAGATTGGCATCCTGACCACCAATAAGAACACGTCTCGCACGCACAAGATCATCGCCCCGGCCAATCCCGAGAGGCCTGTCAGATACATCCGCAAGCCCATTGACTACAGCCTACTGGACGACATGGGTCACGGAGTCAAG TGGTTGCTAAGGTTTAAG gccAGTGCTCAGAACATGAAGGCGGGAGGAGCTCTCCCACGCACCAACCCCCCCACTCAGAAACCCCCCAGCCCACCAATCACAGGGAAGGGAACGCTTGG CAGTGGCAGCAGTGGGGGCAGtcaccccagcagcagcagcagccgggAGAACAGCGGGAGTGGCAGCGTGGGCTTGCCCATCGCCGTGCCGACGCCGGCCCCGCCCAGCGCGGCGTTCCCAG GTACTGCTCCTCAGTTCTTCAGTATGAACCGCCCCCCCCAGCAGGTGCAGCCTGGGCTTCAGGTGGGGGGCTCCCTGCCCTTCCGCCGCCCCTCCTCCGTCACCGGGCAGCCCGGCCCGCCCCAGACCCAGCTGAACGGAGGACCGCACTTCACCCAGAACCCAg GacccccggccccccctcccccctccttgcaGGTCACCCCCCAGCTGCCCCTGATGGGCTTCGTGGCCCGGGTCCAGGAGAGCA TCTCAGAcgtgcctcctccccctccccccgcggACGAGCCGGTGTTTGAGGAGGCCACGCCCCCTCCGCCGCCCCCTGAGGACTACGAGGATGATGAGGACGAGGAAGAGTCGGCCGTGGTGGAGTACAGCGACCCCTACGCTGAGGAAGAccccccctgggccccccgtagctacctggagaaag TGGTGGCGATCTACGACTACGCGCGGGACAAGGAGGACGAGCTGTCCTTCCAGGAGGGAGCCATCATTTACGTGATCAAGAAGAACGACGATGGCTGGTACGAGGGCGTGATGAGCGGCACCACCGGACTGTTCCCTGGGAACTACGTTGAGTCCATCATGCACTACGCTGACTGA
- the LOC134007552 gene encoding abl interactor 2-like isoform X2 produces the protein MAELQMLLEEEIPAGRSALLDSFTNLERVAEYCESNYVQSPDKHRALEETKNYTTQSLASVAYLINTLANNVLQMLDIQASQLRRMESSINHISQTVDIHKEKVARREIGILTTNKNTSRTHKIIAPANPERPVRYIRKPIDYSLLDDMGHGVKWLLRFKASAQNMKAGGALPRTNPPTQKPPSPPITGKGTLGRHSPYRTLEPVRPPVVPNDYVSSPTRSAPPPLQSPAHPASLPQRNRTYSSGSSGGSHPSSSSSRENSGSGSVGLPIAVPTPAPPSAAFPGTAPQFFSMNRPPQQVQPGLQVGGSLPFRRPSSVTGQPGPPQTQLNGGPHFTQNPGPPAPPPPSLQVTPQLPLMGFVARVQESISDVPPPPPPADEPVFEEATPPPPPPEDYEDDEDEEESAVVEYSDPYAEEDPPWAPRSYLEKVVAIYDYARDKEDELSFQEGAIIYVIKKNDDGWYEGVMSGTTGLFPGNYVESIMHYAD, from the exons TGACAGTTTCACCAATTTGGAGAGAGTTGCCGAGTACTGCGAAAGCAACTATGTTCAG TCCCCAGACAAGCACAGGGCCCTGGAGGAGACTAAGAACTACACCACCCAGTCCCTGGCCAGCGTGGCCTACCTGATCAACACCCTGGCCAACAACGTGCTGCAGATGCTGGACATCCAGGCCTCGCAGCTCCGACGCATGGAGTCCTCCATCAACCACAtctcccag ACAGTGGACATCCACAAGGAGAAGGTGGCGAGGAGGGAGATTGGCATCCTGACCACCAATAAGAACACGTCTCGCACGCACAAGATCATCGCCCCGGCCAATCCCGAGAGGCCTGTCAGATACATCCGCAAGCCCATTGACTACAGCCTACTGGACGACATGGGTCACGGAGTCAAG TGGTTGCTAAGGTTTAAG gccAGTGCTCAGAACATGAAGGCGGGAGGAGCTCTCCCACGCACCAACCCCCCCACTCAGAAACCCCCCAGCCCACCAATCACAGGGAAGGGAACGCTTGG GCGACACTCCCCCTATAGGACCCTCGAGCCTGTTCGTCCTCCGGTCGTCCCTAACGACTATGTCTCCAGTCCGACACgcagcgccccgccccccctgcaGAGCCCCGCCCACCCAGCGTCTCTCCCTCAGAGGAACCGCACGTACAG CAGTGGCAGCAGTGGGGGCAGtcaccccagcagcagcagcagccgggAGAACAGCGGGAGTGGCAGCGTGGGCTTGCCCATCGCCGTGCCGACGCCGGCCCCGCCCAGCGCGGCGTTCCCAG GTACTGCTCCTCAGTTCTTCAGTATGAACCGCCCCCCCCAGCAGGTGCAGCCTGGGCTTCAGGTGGGGGGCTCCCTGCCCTTCCGCCGCCCCTCCTCCGTCACCGGGCAGCCCGGCCCGCCCCAGACCCAGCTGAACGGAGGACCGCACTTCACCCAGAACCCAg GacccccggccccccctcccccctccttgcaGGTCACCCCCCAGCTGCCCCTGATGGGCTTCGTGGCCCGGGTCCAGGAGAGCA TCTCAGAcgtgcctcctccccctccccccgcggACGAGCCGGTGTTTGAGGAGGCCACGCCCCCTCCGCCGCCCCCTGAGGACTACGAGGATGATGAGGACGAGGAAGAGTCGGCCGTGGTGGAGTACAGCGACCCCTACGCTGAGGAAGAccccccctgggccccccgtagctacctggagaaag TGGTGGCGATCTACGACTACGCGCGGGACAAGGAGGACGAGCTGTCCTTCCAGGAGGGAGCCATCATTTACGTGATCAAGAAGAACGACGATGGCTGGTACGAGGGCGTGATGAGCGGCACCACCGGACTGTTCCCTGGGAACTACGTTGAGTCCATCATGCACTACGCTGACTGA
- the LOC134007552 gene encoding abl interactor 2-like isoform X1 produces the protein MAELQMLLEEEIPAGRSALLDSFTNLERVAEYCESNYVQSPDKHRALEETKNYTTQSLASVAYLINTLANNVLQMLDIQASQLRRMESSINHISQTVDIHKEKVARREIGILTTNKNTSRTHKIIAPANPERPVRYIRKPIDYSLLDDMGHGVKWLLRFKASAQNMKAGGALPRTNPPTQKPPSPPITGKGTLGRHSPYRTLEPVRPPVVPNDYVSSPTRSAPPPLQSPAHPASLPQRNRTYSSGSSGGSHPSSSSSRENSGSGSVGLPIAVPTPAPPSAAFPGTAPQFFSMNRPPQQVQPGLQVGGSLPFRRPSSVTGQPGPPQTQLNGGPHFTQNPAGPPAPPPPSLQVTPQLPLMGFVARVQESISDVPPPPPPADEPVFEEATPPPPPPEDYEDDEDEEESAVVEYSDPYAEEDPPWAPRSYLEKVVAIYDYARDKEDELSFQEGAIIYVIKKNDDGWYEGVMSGTTGLFPGNYVESIMHYAD, from the exons TGACAGTTTCACCAATTTGGAGAGAGTTGCCGAGTACTGCGAAAGCAACTATGTTCAG TCCCCAGACAAGCACAGGGCCCTGGAGGAGACTAAGAACTACACCACCCAGTCCCTGGCCAGCGTGGCCTACCTGATCAACACCCTGGCCAACAACGTGCTGCAGATGCTGGACATCCAGGCCTCGCAGCTCCGACGCATGGAGTCCTCCATCAACCACAtctcccag ACAGTGGACATCCACAAGGAGAAGGTGGCGAGGAGGGAGATTGGCATCCTGACCACCAATAAGAACACGTCTCGCACGCACAAGATCATCGCCCCGGCCAATCCCGAGAGGCCTGTCAGATACATCCGCAAGCCCATTGACTACAGCCTACTGGACGACATGGGTCACGGAGTCAAG TGGTTGCTAAGGTTTAAG gccAGTGCTCAGAACATGAAGGCGGGAGGAGCTCTCCCACGCACCAACCCCCCCACTCAGAAACCCCCCAGCCCACCAATCACAGGGAAGGGAACGCTTGG GCGACACTCCCCCTATAGGACCCTCGAGCCTGTTCGTCCTCCGGTCGTCCCTAACGACTATGTCTCCAGTCCGACACgcagcgccccgccccccctgcaGAGCCCCGCCCACCCAGCGTCTCTCCCTCAGAGGAACCGCACGTACAG CAGTGGCAGCAGTGGGGGCAGtcaccccagcagcagcagcagccgggAGAACAGCGGGAGTGGCAGCGTGGGCTTGCCCATCGCCGTGCCGACGCCGGCCCCGCCCAGCGCGGCGTTCCCAG GTACTGCTCCTCAGTTCTTCAGTATGAACCGCCCCCCCCAGCAGGTGCAGCCTGGGCTTCAGGTGGGGGGCTCCCTGCCCTTCCGCCGCCCCTCCTCCGTCACCGGGCAGCCCGGCCCGCCCCAGACCCAGCTGAACGGAGGACCGCACTTCACCCAGAACCCAg CAGGacccccggccccccctcccccctccttgcaGGTCACCCCCCAGCTGCCCCTGATGGGCTTCGTGGCCCGGGTCCAGGAGAGCA TCTCAGAcgtgcctcctccccctccccccgcggACGAGCCGGTGTTTGAGGAGGCCACGCCCCCTCCGCCGCCCCCTGAGGACTACGAGGATGATGAGGACGAGGAAGAGTCGGCCGTGGTGGAGTACAGCGACCCCTACGCTGAGGAAGAccccccctgggccccccgtagctacctggagaaag TGGTGGCGATCTACGACTACGCGCGGGACAAGGAGGACGAGCTGTCCTTCCAGGAGGGAGCCATCATTTACGTGATCAAGAAGAACGACGATGGCTGGTACGAGGGCGTGATGAGCGGCACCACCGGACTGTTCCCTGGGAACTACGTTGAGTCCATCATGCACTACGCTGACTGA
- the LOC134007552 gene encoding abl interactor 2-like isoform X3, with amino-acid sequence MAELQMLLEEEIPAGRSALLDSFTNLERVAEYCESNYVQSPDKHRALEETKNYTTQSLASVAYLINTLANNVLQMLDIQASQLRRMESSINHISQTVDIHKEKVARREIGILTTNKNTSRTHKIIAPANPERPVRYIRKPIDYSLLDDMGHGVKWLLRFKASAQNMKAGGALPRTNPPTQKPPSPPITGKGTLGRHSPYRTLEPVRPPVVPNDYVSSPTRSAPPPLQSPAHPASLPQRNRTYSGSSGGSHPSSSSSRENSGSGSVGLPIAVPTPAPPSAAFPGTAPQFFSMNRPPQQVQPGLQVGGSLPFRRPSSVTGQPGPPQTQLNGGPHFTQNPAGPPAPPPPSLQVTPQLPLMGFVARVQESISDVPPPPPPADEPVFEEATPPPPPPEDYEDDEDEEESAVVEYSDPYAEEDPPWAPRSYLEKVVAIYDYARDKEDELSFQEGAIIYVIKKNDDGWYEGVMSGTTGLFPGNYVESIMHYAD; translated from the exons TGACAGTTTCACCAATTTGGAGAGAGTTGCCGAGTACTGCGAAAGCAACTATGTTCAG TCCCCAGACAAGCACAGGGCCCTGGAGGAGACTAAGAACTACACCACCCAGTCCCTGGCCAGCGTGGCCTACCTGATCAACACCCTGGCCAACAACGTGCTGCAGATGCTGGACATCCAGGCCTCGCAGCTCCGACGCATGGAGTCCTCCATCAACCACAtctcccag ACAGTGGACATCCACAAGGAGAAGGTGGCGAGGAGGGAGATTGGCATCCTGACCACCAATAAGAACACGTCTCGCACGCACAAGATCATCGCCCCGGCCAATCCCGAGAGGCCTGTCAGATACATCCGCAAGCCCATTGACTACAGCCTACTGGACGACATGGGTCACGGAGTCAAG TGGTTGCTAAGGTTTAAG gccAGTGCTCAGAACATGAAGGCGGGAGGAGCTCTCCCACGCACCAACCCCCCCACTCAGAAACCCCCCAGCCCACCAATCACAGGGAAGGGAACGCTTGG GCGACACTCCCCCTATAGGACCCTCGAGCCTGTTCGTCCTCCGGTCGTCCCTAACGACTATGTCTCCAGTCCGACACgcagcgccccgccccccctgcaGAGCCCCGCCCACCCAGCGTCTCTCCCTCAGAGGAACCGCACGTACAG TGGCAGCAGTGGGGGCAGtcaccccagcagcagcagcagccgggAGAACAGCGGGAGTGGCAGCGTGGGCTTGCCCATCGCCGTGCCGACGCCGGCCCCGCCCAGCGCGGCGTTCCCAG GTACTGCTCCTCAGTTCTTCAGTATGAACCGCCCCCCCCAGCAGGTGCAGCCTGGGCTTCAGGTGGGGGGCTCCCTGCCCTTCCGCCGCCCCTCCTCCGTCACCGGGCAGCCCGGCCCGCCCCAGACCCAGCTGAACGGAGGACCGCACTTCACCCAGAACCCAg CAGGacccccggccccccctcccccctccttgcaGGTCACCCCCCAGCTGCCCCTGATGGGCTTCGTGGCCCGGGTCCAGGAGAGCA TCTCAGAcgtgcctcctccccctccccccgcggACGAGCCGGTGTTTGAGGAGGCCACGCCCCCTCCGCCGCCCCCTGAGGACTACGAGGATGATGAGGACGAGGAAGAGTCGGCCGTGGTGGAGTACAGCGACCCCTACGCTGAGGAAGAccccccctgggccccccgtagctacctggagaaag TGGTGGCGATCTACGACTACGCGCGGGACAAGGAGGACGAGCTGTCCTTCCAGGAGGGAGCCATCATTTACGTGATCAAGAAGAACGACGATGGCTGGTACGAGGGCGTGATGAGCGGCACCACCGGACTGTTCCCTGGGAACTACGTTGAGTCCATCATGCACTACGCTGACTGA
- the LOC134007552 gene encoding abl interactor 2-like isoform X11 yields the protein MAELQMLLEEEIPAGRSALLDSFTNLERVAEYCESNYVQSPDKHRALEETKNYTTQSLASVAYLINTLANNVLQMLDIQASQLRRMESSINHISQTVDIHKEKVARREIGILTTNKNTSRTHKIIAPANPERPVRYIRKPIDYSLLDDMGHGVKWLLRFKASAQNMKAGGALPRTNPPTQKPPSPPITGKGTLGSGSSGGSHPSSSSSRENSGSGSVGLPIAVPTPAPPSAAFPGTAPQFFSMNRPPQQVQPGLQVGGSLPFRRPSSVTGQPGPPQTQLNGGPHFTQNPAGPPAPPPPSLQVTPQLPLMGFVARVQESISDVPPPPPPADEPVFEEATPPPPPPEDYEDDEDEEESAVVEYSDPYAEEDPPWAPRSYLEKVVAIYDYARDKEDELSFQEGAIIYVIKKNDDGWYEGVMSGTTGLFPGNYVESIMHYAD from the exons TGACAGTTTCACCAATTTGGAGAGAGTTGCCGAGTACTGCGAAAGCAACTATGTTCAG TCCCCAGACAAGCACAGGGCCCTGGAGGAGACTAAGAACTACACCACCCAGTCCCTGGCCAGCGTGGCCTACCTGATCAACACCCTGGCCAACAACGTGCTGCAGATGCTGGACATCCAGGCCTCGCAGCTCCGACGCATGGAGTCCTCCATCAACCACAtctcccag ACAGTGGACATCCACAAGGAGAAGGTGGCGAGGAGGGAGATTGGCATCCTGACCACCAATAAGAACACGTCTCGCACGCACAAGATCATCGCCCCGGCCAATCCCGAGAGGCCTGTCAGATACATCCGCAAGCCCATTGACTACAGCCTACTGGACGACATGGGTCACGGAGTCAAG TGGTTGCTAAGGTTTAAG gccAGTGCTCAGAACATGAAGGCGGGAGGAGCTCTCCCACGCACCAACCCCCCCACTCAGAAACCCCCCAGCCCACCAATCACAGGGAAGGGAACGCTTGG CAGTGGCAGCAGTGGGGGCAGtcaccccagcagcagcagcagccgggAGAACAGCGGGAGTGGCAGCGTGGGCTTGCCCATCGCCGTGCCGACGCCGGCCCCGCCCAGCGCGGCGTTCCCAG GTACTGCTCCTCAGTTCTTCAGTATGAACCGCCCCCCCCAGCAGGTGCAGCCTGGGCTTCAGGTGGGGGGCTCCCTGCCCTTCCGCCGCCCCTCCTCCGTCACCGGGCAGCCCGGCCCGCCCCAGACCCAGCTGAACGGAGGACCGCACTTCACCCAGAACCCAg CAGGacccccggccccccctcccccctccttgcaGGTCACCCCCCAGCTGCCCCTGATGGGCTTCGTGGCCCGGGTCCAGGAGAGCA TCTCAGAcgtgcctcctccccctccccccgcggACGAGCCGGTGTTTGAGGAGGCCACGCCCCCTCCGCCGCCCCCTGAGGACTACGAGGATGATGAGGACGAGGAAGAGTCGGCCGTGGTGGAGTACAGCGACCCCTACGCTGAGGAAGAccccccctgggccccccgtagctacctggagaaag TGGTGGCGATCTACGACTACGCGCGGGACAAGGAGGACGAGCTGTCCTTCCAGGAGGGAGCCATCATTTACGTGATCAAGAAGAACGACGATGGCTGGTACGAGGGCGTGATGAGCGGCACCACCGGACTGTTCCCTGGGAACTACGTTGAGTCCATCATGCACTACGCTGACTGA
- the LOC134007552 gene encoding abl interactor 2-like isoform X8, with protein MAELQMLLEEEIPAGRSALLDSFTNLERVAEYCESNYVQSPDKHRALEETKNYTTQSLASVAYLINTLANNVLQMLDIQASQLRRMESSINHISQTVDIHKEKVARREIGILTTNKNTSRTHKIIAPANPERPVRYIRKPIDYSLLDDMGHGVKWLLRFKASAQNMKAGGALPRTNPPTQKPPSPPITGKGTLGRHSPYRTLEPVRPPVVPNDYVSSPTRSAPPPLQSPAHPASLPQRNRTYSSGSSGGSHPSSSSSRENSGSGSVGLPIAVPTPAPPSAAFPGTAPQFFSMNRPPQQVQPGLQVGGSLPFRRPSSVTGQPGPPQTQLNGGPHFTQNPVSDVPPPPPPADEPVFEEATPPPPPPEDYEDDEDEEESAVVEYSDPYAEEDPPWAPRSYLEKVVAIYDYARDKEDELSFQEGAIIYVIKKNDDGWYEGVMSGTTGLFPGNYVESIMHYAD; from the exons TGACAGTTTCACCAATTTGGAGAGAGTTGCCGAGTACTGCGAAAGCAACTATGTTCAG TCCCCAGACAAGCACAGGGCCCTGGAGGAGACTAAGAACTACACCACCCAGTCCCTGGCCAGCGTGGCCTACCTGATCAACACCCTGGCCAACAACGTGCTGCAGATGCTGGACATCCAGGCCTCGCAGCTCCGACGCATGGAGTCCTCCATCAACCACAtctcccag ACAGTGGACATCCACAAGGAGAAGGTGGCGAGGAGGGAGATTGGCATCCTGACCACCAATAAGAACACGTCTCGCACGCACAAGATCATCGCCCCGGCCAATCCCGAGAGGCCTGTCAGATACATCCGCAAGCCCATTGACTACAGCCTACTGGACGACATGGGTCACGGAGTCAAG TGGTTGCTAAGGTTTAAG gccAGTGCTCAGAACATGAAGGCGGGAGGAGCTCTCCCACGCACCAACCCCCCCACTCAGAAACCCCCCAGCCCACCAATCACAGGGAAGGGAACGCTTGG GCGACACTCCCCCTATAGGACCCTCGAGCCTGTTCGTCCTCCGGTCGTCCCTAACGACTATGTCTCCAGTCCGACACgcagcgccccgccccccctgcaGAGCCCCGCCCACCCAGCGTCTCTCCCTCAGAGGAACCGCACGTACAG CAGTGGCAGCAGTGGGGGCAGtcaccccagcagcagcagcagccgggAGAACAGCGGGAGTGGCAGCGTGGGCTTGCCCATCGCCGTGCCGACGCCGGCCCCGCCCAGCGCGGCGTTCCCAG GTACTGCTCCTCAGTTCTTCAGTATGAACCGCCCCCCCCAGCAGGTGCAGCCTGGGCTTCAGGTGGGGGGCTCCCTGCCCTTCCGCCGCCCCTCCTCCGTCACCGGGCAGCCCGGCCCGCCCCAGACCCAGCTGAACGGAGGACCGCACTTCACCCAGAACCCAg TCTCAGAcgtgcctcctccccctccccccgcggACGAGCCGGTGTTTGAGGAGGCCACGCCCCCTCCGCCGCCCCCTGAGGACTACGAGGATGATGAGGACGAGGAAGAGTCGGCCGTGGTGGAGTACAGCGACCCCTACGCTGAGGAAGAccccccctgggccccccgtagctacctggagaaag TGGTGGCGATCTACGACTACGCGCGGGACAAGGAGGACGAGCTGTCCTTCCAGGAGGGAGCCATCATTTACGTGATCAAGAAGAACGACGATGGCTGGTACGAGGGCGTGATGAGCGGCACCACCGGACTGTTCCCTGGGAACTACGTTGAGTCCATCATGCACTACGCTGACTGA